The Heyndrickxia vini genome contains a region encoding:
- a CDS encoding NETI motif-containing protein: MSKKKQFEVLENETIADCLARMDEEGYRPIRRTEKPIFKEVLKNNQPEYQPVSRKIIFDALKIE; the protein is encoded by the coding sequence ATGAGTAAAAAAAAGCAATTTGAAGTGTTAGAAAATGAAACAATAGCCGATTGTTTAGCACGAATGGATGAGGAGGGGTATCGTCCAATCCGAAGAACCGAAAAGCCAATTTTTAAAGAGGTGCTAAAAAATAATCAACCAGAATATCAACCCGTCAGCAGAAAAATAATATTTGACGCACTAAAGATTGAGTAA
- the purS gene encoding phosphoribosylformylglycinamidine synthase subunit PurS has translation MFKVKVYVTLRESVLDPQGTAVKSSLHSMNYNEVADVRIGKYMELTIEKTERDIEEVVNELCTRLLANPVIEDYRYEIEESVVQ, from the coding sequence ATGTTTAAAGTAAAAGTATATGTAACTTTAAGAGAAAGTGTTTTAGATCCACAAGGTACAGCTGTAAAAAGCTCACTTCACAGCATGAATTACAATGAGGTTGCTGATGTCCGAATCGGAAAATATATGGAGCTAACGATTGAAAAAACAGAACGTGATATTGAAGAAGTGGTTAATGAACTATGTACACGTCTTCTTGCCAATCCTGTTATTGAAGATTATCGATATGAGATTGAGGAGAGTGTTGTACAGTGA
- the purM gene encoding phosphoribosylformylglycinamidine cyclo-ligase, producing MANTYRDAGVDIEAGYEAVERIKKHAKRTNRLGVLGQLGSFGGVFDLSALNLKEPMLVSGTDGVGTKLKLAFQMDRHDTIGIDCVAMCVNDIVVQGAEPLYFLDYIACGKSIPEKIEAIVKGIADGCEQAGCALIGGETAEMPGLYEANEYDLAGFSVGACEKKELITGEYLHEGDILIGLASSGIHSNGYSLVRKIFFEDHKFSLEEELPELDETLGIELLKPTKIYVKPVLEAITQFEIKGMAHITGGGFIENIPRMLPEGLGVEVKQNSWPILPIFKAIEKYGEIDQLEMFNTFNMGIGFVVAVDPEIADKALEFFGDDAFKIGIITNQPGVHFVSGS from the coding sequence ATGGCAAATACGTATCGTGATGCGGGAGTCGATATTGAAGCTGGTTATGAAGCGGTTGAGAGGATTAAAAAACATGCAAAACGTACTAATCGATTAGGTGTACTTGGTCAATTAGGGAGTTTTGGCGGTGTATTTGATTTATCGGCACTCAATCTTAAAGAGCCTATGCTCGTTTCGGGAACAGATGGTGTTGGGACAAAACTTAAATTAGCTTTTCAAATGGATCGACATGACACGATTGGCATTGACTGTGTAGCGATGTGTGTGAATGATATTGTTGTCCAAGGTGCGGAACCTTTATATTTCCTTGATTATATTGCTTGTGGAAAATCCATTCCGGAAAAGATTGAAGCCATTGTTAAAGGAATTGCAGATGGATGCGAACAGGCTGGATGTGCATTAATTGGCGGGGAAACCGCAGAAATGCCGGGACTCTATGAAGCAAATGAATATGATTTAGCTGGTTTTTCCGTGGGCGCATGTGAAAAAAAGGAACTAATAACAGGTGAATATCTACACGAGGGCGATATTTTAATTGGATTGGCATCGAGCGGCATTCATAGTAACGGTTATTCATTAGTAAGAAAAATCTTTTTTGAAGATCATAAATTTTCTCTTGAGGAAGAGCTTCCTGAATTGGATGAGACCCTTGGCATTGAATTACTAAAGCCTACCAAAATATATGTTAAACCAGTCCTAGAGGCAATTACTCAATTTGAAATTAAAGGAATGGCGCATATAACTGGTGGAGGCTTCATTGAAAATATTCCGAGAATGCTGCCGGAAGGATTAGGGGTAGAAGTTAAGCAAAATTCCTGGCCAATCTTGCCTATTTTTAAAGCAATTGAAAAATATGGTGAAATCGATCAACTGGAAATGTTTAATACATTTAATATGGGGATTGGCTTTGTCGTTGCAGTTGATCCAGAAATAGCGGATAAAGCACTTGAATTCTTTGGTGATGATGCCTTTAAAATTGGGATAATAACAAACCAACCAGGTGTTCATTTTGTTTCGGGGAGTTAA
- the purK gene encoding 5-(carboxyamino)imidazole ribonucleotide synthase, translating into MNRTIIQPGKTIGIIGGGQLGRMMTLAAKEAGFRIIVLDPTNDCPCGQVADEQITAGYNDLQALEHLAKKCDVITFEFENIDYESLLSLSKIANVPQGAEIIRITQDRIIEKTTLVASGVKVAPFEVIHSEAEMNKGIQKLGFPCVLKTSRGGYDGKGQHVIKSAADINEAKRLLDHGACVLESWVEFKKEISVIISRNVKGDMECFPVGENIHVDNILHQTIVPARINEHIENAAFQLAEKIAEHIELIGTLAVEMFLTADEQIFVNELAPRPHNSGHYSIEACDFSQFDQHIRAICNWPLKSPSLLKPVVMVNILGQHVEKLMEQIPLQSEWSIHLYGKSQAKYQRKMGHITVLTDNIETTLSKLNDSGIWK; encoded by the coding sequence TTGAATAGGACAATTATTCAACCGGGGAAAACAATAGGCATTATCGGAGGTGGCCAGCTTGGCAGAATGATGACACTTGCTGCAAAGGAAGCGGGATTTCGAATTATTGTTTTAGATCCTACGAATGACTGTCCATGTGGTCAGGTTGCTGATGAACAAATTACAGCGGGTTATAACGATTTACAGGCACTCGAACATTTAGCAAAAAAATGTGATGTAATTACCTTTGAATTTGAAAATATTGATTATGAATCATTGCTTTCACTTTCGAAAATAGCGAATGTTCCTCAAGGTGCAGAAATTATTCGTATTACCCAAGATCGAATAATTGAAAAAACTACATTAGTAGCTTCAGGTGTAAAGGTGGCACCATTTGAAGTGATACACTCAGAAGCTGAAATGAATAAAGGAATTCAAAAGCTTGGATTCCCATGTGTGTTAAAAACGAGTCGTGGGGGCTATGATGGTAAAGGGCAGCATGTTATAAAATCTGCAGCCGATATTAATGAAGCTAAAAGGCTATTAGATCATGGGGCATGTGTTCTTGAATCATGGGTTGAGTTTAAAAAGGAAATCTCTGTGATTATATCTAGAAATGTAAAAGGGGACATGGAATGCTTTCCAGTAGGGGAAAATATTCATGTTGATAATATTTTACATCAAACAATTGTCCCTGCTCGTATCAATGAGCACATCGAGAATGCTGCCTTTCAACTAGCGGAAAAAATAGCAGAACATATTGAACTCATCGGTACATTAGCTGTAGAAATGTTTCTTACGGCAGATGAACAAATTTTTGTAAATGAGTTAGCACCTAGACCACATAATTCAGGACACTATTCAATTGAAGCATGTGATTTTTCTCAATTTGACCAGCATATCCGGGCAATCTGTAATTGGCCATTAAAATCGCCATCTCTTTTAAAACCGGTAGTAATGGTAAATATTTTAGGGCAACATGTGGAAAAATTAATGGAACAAATCCCATTGCAATCAGAATGGTCTATTCATTTATACGGGAAAAGTCAGGCGAAATATCAAAGGAAAATGGGTCATATTACAGTTTTAACAGATAATATTGAGACTACACTCTCAAAACTAAATGATAGTGGAATTTGGAAGTAG
- the purL gene encoding phosphoribosylformylglycinamidine synthase subunit PurL: MSLMLEPNPSQIKEEKIYREMGLTDEEFAMIENILGRLPNYTETGLFSVMWSEHCSYKNSKPVLKKFPTSGERVLQGPGEGAGIVDIGDNQAVAFKIESHNHPSAIEPYQGAATGVGGIIRDVFSMGARPIALLNSLRFGELETPRVKYLFKEVVAGIAGYGNCIGIPTVGGEVQFDPSYDGNPLVNAMCVGLIDHKDIQKGQATGVGNTVMYVGAKTGRDGIHGATFASEELSEKSEEKRPAVQVGDPFMEKLLLEACLELVKSDALVGIQDMGAAGLTSSSAEMASKAGSGIEMNLDYIPQRETGMTPYEMMLSESQERMLIVVKQGREQEIIDLFSKYDLEAVSVGRVTDDKKLRLIHHGEIVANVPADALAEEAPVYHKPSAEPKYFQDFQSMEIEIPKVTDYKDTLLNLLQQPTIASKEWVYKQYDYQVRTNTVVTPGSDAAVVRIRGTRKALAMTTDCNSRYLYLDPEMGGKIAVAESARNIVCSGGEPLAITDCLNFGNPEKPDIFWQIEKAVDGMSEACLALNSPVIGGNVSLYNETNGVAVYPTPVVGMVGLIEDLDHITTQHFKQAGDLIYMIGETMPEFGGSELQKMQNNKIFGKSPVIDLEVEATRQQQLLTAIKEGIVSSAHDIAEGGAAIAIAESLFGTKGLGAEIVLEGDPVVSLFSETQSRFIISVKKENKDQFEAIVKDAVLIGEVTSSVMLQIKDENNSVLIEADVNECEKAWKGAIPCLLN; this comes from the coding sequence ATGTCGTTAATGCTTGAACCAAATCCATCCCAAATTAAAGAAGAGAAGATTTATCGTGAAATGGGTTTAACCGATGAAGAGTTTGCGATGATCGAAAACATTTTAGGTAGATTACCAAATTATACAGAAACGGGTTTATTCTCAGTTATGTGGTCTGAACACTGCAGCTATAAAAATTCGAAGCCTGTACTAAAAAAATTTCCTACTTCTGGTGAAAGAGTCCTTCAAGGACCGGGTGAAGGTGCCGGAATTGTCGATATTGGCGATAATCAAGCGGTTGCTTTTAAAATTGAAAGCCATAATCATCCTTCCGCGATTGAACCTTATCAAGGTGCAGCTACAGGTGTTGGCGGAATTATCCGCGATGTATTTTCGATGGGTGCAAGACCCATTGCCCTATTAAACTCTCTACGTTTTGGAGAATTAGAGACTCCGAGAGTGAAATATTTATTTAAAGAGGTAGTCGCAGGTATTGCAGGCTATGGAAATTGTATTGGAATTCCAACAGTAGGAGGAGAGGTTCAATTTGATCCATCCTATGATGGAAATCCGCTTGTCAATGCCATGTGTGTTGGCCTTATTGACCACAAGGATATTCAAAAGGGGCAAGCAACAGGTGTCGGTAATACGGTCATGTATGTCGGTGCAAAAACAGGTAGAGATGGTATCCATGGAGCGACGTTCGCCTCTGAAGAATTAAGTGAAAAATCAGAAGAGAAGCGACCTGCAGTTCAAGTGGGAGATCCATTTATGGAAAAGCTGCTTTTAGAAGCATGTCTCGAACTTGTTAAATCGGATGCTTTAGTCGGTATACAAGATATGGGAGCGGCGGGCCTTACAAGTTCATCTGCTGAAATGGCAAGTAAAGCTGGTTCAGGTATCGAAATGAATTTAGATTATATTCCACAACGCGAAACGGGTATGACTCCATATGAAATGATGCTTTCTGAATCACAGGAAAGAATGCTGATTGTTGTTAAACAAGGAAGAGAACAGGAAATTATCGATTTATTTTCAAAATACGATTTGGAGGCAGTTTCGGTTGGACGTGTAACGGACGATAAAAAGCTTAGACTCATTCACCATGGTGAAATTGTAGCAAATGTTCCCGCTGATGCACTTGCTGAAGAAGCACCTGTATATCATAAACCGTCTGCTGAACCAAAGTATTTTCAAGATTTTCAATCGATGGAAATAGAGATCCCGAAAGTAACAGATTACAAGGATACTTTGTTAAACCTTTTACAGCAACCGACGATTGCCAGTAAGGAATGGGTGTATAAACAATATGATTATCAAGTGCGTACGAACACAGTAGTCACACCTGGTTCGGATGCAGCAGTAGTAAGAATACGCGGAACACGAAAAGCGCTGGCGATGACAACAGATTGTAACTCACGTTATCTTTATCTAGATCCTGAGATGGGTGGGAAAATTGCAGTCGCTGAAAGTGCAAGAAATATTGTTTGTTCTGGGGGAGAACCATTAGCAATCACTGACTGTTTGAACTTTGGAAATCCTGAAAAGCCAGACATTTTTTGGCAAATTGAAAAAGCAGTGGATGGGATGAGTGAAGCCTGTCTAGCACTAAACAGTCCAGTCATCGGAGGTAATGTTTCACTTTATAATGAAACAAATGGAGTAGCTGTCTATCCTACCCCTGTCGTTGGGATGGTTGGTTTGATTGAGGACTTAGACCATATTACGACCCAACACTTCAAGCAGGCTGGGGACTTGATTTATATGATTGGTGAAACAATGCCTGAATTTGGCGGCAGTGAGCTTCAAAAAATGCAGAATAATAAAATTTTCGGAAAGTCACCAGTCATCGATTTAGAAGTTGAAGCGACAAGACAACAACAATTGTTGACAGCGATTAAAGAAGGGATTGTTTCCTCGGCCCACGATATTGCTGAAGGTGGAGCAGCGATTGCAATAGCCGAATCTCTATTTGGCACAAAGGGATTAGGTGCTGAAATCGTGTTAGAGGGAGATCCGGTTGTTTCATTATTTAGTGAAACACAATCCCGTTTTATTATATCGGTTAAGAAGGAAAATAAAGACCAATTTGAAGCAATTGTTAAAGATGCGGTATTGATTGGTGAAGTAACAAGCAGTGTAATGCTTCAGATTAAAGATGAAAATAATTCAGTATTAATTGAAGCCGATGTAAATGAATGTGAAAAGGCTTGGAAAGGAGCTATTCCATGCTTGCTGAACTAA
- the purF gene encoding amidophosphoribosyltransferase, with product MLAELRGLNEECGVFGIWGHPDAAKITYYGLHSLQHRGQEGAGIVVSDGGRLQVLKGEGLVTEVFNEGRIDKLHGKSAIGHVRYATAGGGGIENVQPFLFNSQNGSLALAHNGNIVNANALKHQLEAQGSIFQTSSDTEVLAHLIKRSGYQSLNDQLKNALTMLKGAYAFLLMTETEMIVALDPNGLRPLSIGQIGDAYCVASETCAFDIIGAEFVRDVRPGELIVIDDHGLRSEPFTFSTSSAVCTMEYVYFSRPDSNIHGINVHTARKSMGKQLAMEAQIDADVVTGVPDSSISAAIGYAELAGIPYELGLIKNRYVGRTFIQPSQSLREQGVKMKLAPVRGVVEGKRVIMVDDSIVRGTTSRRIVTMLREAGAKEVHVCISSPPMKNPCFYGIDTSTHEELIASKHSVEEIREMIGADSLTFLSVEGMLKAIGRPQDGNQCGQCLACFTGNYPTEIYPDTVLPHEKELVR from the coding sequence ATGCTTGCTGAACTAAGAGGGTTAAATGAGGAATGTGGTGTTTTTGGAATTTGGGGACACCCTGACGCGGCGAAAATTACTTACTATGGCCTACATAGTTTACAACATCGTGGGCAAGAGGGAGCTGGAATTGTAGTATCTGATGGAGGTAGATTGCAAGTTTTAAAAGGTGAAGGACTTGTTACCGAAGTTTTTAATGAAGGAAGAATTGATAAACTCCATGGAAAGTCTGCAATTGGTCATGTTCGCTATGCAACTGCGGGTGGGGGAGGAATTGAAAATGTTCAACCCTTCCTCTTTAATTCCCAAAACGGTAGCTTAGCTCTTGCTCACAATGGAAATATCGTCAATGCGAATGCACTCAAGCATCAGCTTGAAGCACAGGGAAGTATTTTTCAAACAAGCTCGGATACCGAGGTTTTGGCACATTTAATCAAAAGAAGTGGTTATCAATCGTTAAATGATCAATTAAAAAATGCCCTGACAATGCTTAAAGGAGCCTATGCGTTTTTATTAATGACTGAAACGGAAATGATAGTCGCTCTTGATCCAAATGGTTTACGTCCACTATCAATTGGTCAAATAGGTGATGCTTATTGTGTCGCATCTGAAACTTGCGCTTTTGACATTATCGGAGCTGAATTTGTGCGTGATGTTAGGCCAGGAGAATTAATTGTCATTGATGATCATGGTCTCCGTTCAGAACCATTTACCTTTTCTACTTCTAGTGCGGTTTGTACGATGGAATATGTTTATTTTTCACGACCTGATAGTAATATACATGGAATTAATGTTCATACGGCAAGAAAGAGTATGGGGAAACAATTAGCGATGGAAGCACAAATAGATGCAGATGTTGTAACAGGTGTACCGGACTCAAGTATTTCAGCTGCCATTGGATATGCTGAGTTAGCAGGCATTCCTTATGAGCTCGGGTTAATTAAAAATCGTTATGTCGGACGGACGTTTATCCAGCCTTCTCAATCGTTAAGAGAGCAAGGAGTTAAGATGAAATTAGCTCCGGTTCGAGGTGTAGTTGAAGGCAAGCGTGTGATCATGGTTGATGATTCAATCGTCAGAGGAACGACAAGTCGGCGAATTGTTACCATGCTAAGAGAAGCTGGTGCGAAAGAGGTGCATGTATGTATTAGTTCACCTCCTATGAAAAATCCATGCTTCTATGGAATTGATACATCTACCCATGAAGAATTAATTGCATCGAAACATAGTGTGGAAGAAATTCGAGAAATGATTGGAGCCGATTCCTTAACATTTTTAAGTGTTGAAGGAATGTTAAAGGCGATTGGTAGACCTCAAGATGGAAATCAATGTGGTCAATGCTTAGCATGCTTTACTGGTAACTATCCGACAGAAATTTATCCAGACACTGTACTACCTCATGAAAAAGAACTTGTGCGCTAG
- the purB gene encoding adenylosuccinate lyase: MIERYTRPEMGAIWTEENRFKAWLEVEILACEAWAELGDIPKEDVEKIRQHATFDVARIKEIEEETRHDVVAFTRAVSESLGEERKWVHYGLTSTDVVDTALSYILKQANEILLKDIENFIGIIGEKAKEHKYTVMMGRTHGVHAEPTTFGLKLGLWYEEMKRNLERFKQAAAGVEFGKISGAVGTYANIDPFVEKYVCEKLGLQAAPISTQTLQRDRHAHYLAAISLIATSIEKFAVEIRGLQKSETREVEEFFAKGQKGSSAMPHKRNPIGSENMTGMARVIRGYMMTAYENVALWHERDISHSSAERIILPDATIALNYMLNRFANIVKNLTVFPENMKRNMDKTLGLIYSQRVLLALIDKGMVREAAYDTVQPKAMEAWEKQVPFRELIEADPTIQSKLTKEEIADCFDYNYHLKNVDFIFERLGL, translated from the coding sequence ATGATCGAGCGTTATACACGTCCAGAAATGGGCGCAATTTGGACAGAGGAAAATCGCTTTAAGGCATGGCTTGAGGTTGAAATTTTAGCTTGTGAAGCATGGGCTGAACTTGGAGATATTCCAAAAGAGGATGTTGAGAAAATACGCCAACATGCAACATTCGATGTGGCAAGGATTAAGGAAATAGAGGAAGAAACTCGCCATGATGTCGTTGCTTTTACAAGAGCGGTTTCTGAATCACTCGGCGAAGAACGGAAATGGGTTCATTATGGCTTAACTTCTACGGATGTTGTTGATACAGCTTTGTCGTATATTTTAAAGCAGGCCAATGAAATTCTTTTAAAAGACATCGAGAATTTTATCGGGATTATTGGGGAAAAAGCAAAAGAACATAAGTACACGGTGATGATGGGGAGAACCCATGGAGTTCACGCAGAACCAACAACTTTCGGATTAAAGCTTGGTTTATGGTATGAGGAAATGAAACGCAATCTGGAAAGATTCAAGCAAGCCGCTGCAGGTGTTGAATTTGGGAAAATCTCTGGTGCTGTCGGTACGTATGCAAATATTGATCCATTTGTTGAGAAATATGTATGTGAAAAGCTTGGTTTACAAGCAGCGCCGATTTCTACCCAAACATTGCAAAGGGATCGTCACGCTCATTATTTAGCAGCTATTTCTCTTATAGCGACTTCCATTGAAAAATTTGCAGTAGAGATCCGTGGATTGCAAAAAAGTGAAACACGTGAGGTTGAAGAGTTTTTTGCAAAAGGACAAAAAGGTTCATCTGCAATGCCGCATAAACGGAATCCGATTGGCTCGGAAAATATGACAGGAATGGCAAGGGTAATCCGTGGATACATGATGACTGCATATGAAAATGTAGCATTATGGCATGAAAGAGATATTTCTCATTCATCTGCGGAACGTATTATCTTACCCGATGCGACGATTGCATTGAATTATATGTTAAATCGTTTCGCGAATATCGTGAAAAACTTAACTGTATTTCCTGAAAATATGAAACGGAATATGGATAAAACACTCGGCTTGATTTATTCACAGCGTGTATTGCTTGCGTTAATTGATAAAGGAATGGTACGTGAAGCAGCTTATGATACAGTACAGCCGAAAGCAATGGAAGCATGGGAAAAGCAAGTACCTTTTAGAGAGTTAATTGAAGCAGATCCAACAATCCAAAGCAAATTAACGAAGGAAGAAATTGCTGATTGCTTTGATTATAACTATCACTTAAAAAACGTTGATTTCATCTTTGAAAGACTTGGACTATAG
- the purC gene encoding phosphoribosylaminoimidazolesuccinocarboxamide synthase, whose translation MEKLGLLYEGKAKRIFGTERDGVLWVEYKDSATAFNGQKKSEITGKGQLNNEISSLLFASLKENGIDSHFIEKISAYEQLVQQVSIIPLEVVTRNIVAGSLSKRLGIEEGTPLKNPIVEFYYKNDDLGDPLITEDHVEVLKIASPQELALLKQKARKINDVLSNLFSKLGIHLVDFKLEFGKDSHGEILLADEISPDTCRLWDKNTNQKLDKDVFRRDLGDLTTVYQEILNRLRGETTHV comes from the coding sequence ATGGAAAAGCTAGGTTTATTGTATGAAGGAAAAGCGAAGCGGATTTTTGGTACGGAACGTGATGGTGTGCTGTGGGTGGAGTATAAGGACTCAGCTACAGCGTTTAACGGCCAAAAGAAGTCTGAAATTACTGGAAAAGGACAGCTGAATAATGAAATTAGCAGTTTACTATTTGCTAGTTTAAAAGAAAATGGGATTGATAGTCACTTTATTGAAAAGATTTCGGCATATGAACAACTTGTACAGCAAGTTTCAATCATTCCTTTGGAGGTCGTAACACGGAATATCGTGGCAGGCAGCTTATCAAAACGACTTGGTATCGAAGAAGGAACACCATTAAAAAACCCAATTGTTGAATTTTATTATAAGAATGATGATTTAGGGGATCCATTAATTACAGAGGATCATGTTGAAGTACTAAAGATTGCTAGCCCGCAAGAGTTAGCCCTTCTAAAGCAGAAAGCACGAAAAATTAATGATGTGCTATCAAACCTGTTTTCAAAGCTTGGCATCCATCTAGTAGATTTTAAACTAGAGTTCGGCAAGGATTCGCATGGAGAAATATTGCTAGCTGATGAGATTTCACCAGATACATGTCGACTTTGGGATAAAAATACCAATCAAAAGCTTGATAAAGATGTTTTTCGTAGAGATTTAGGTGATTTGACAACGGTATACCAAGAAATATTAAACCGCTTGAGAGGAGAAACGACACATGTTTAA
- a CDS encoding DUF2179 domain-containing protein has protein sequence MLQNSVMMVIIILIINIIYVSFFTIRMILTLKGYRYVAAFVSMIEIVIYVMGLGLVLDNLNHIQNVIAYAVGYGIGVIVGMKIEEKLALGYITVNVITKEYDKDLPKQLRASGYGVTNWAANGLEGDRMALQILTPRKYELKLYQKIKELDPKAFIIAYEPKTIYGGFWVKNVKRGKLKHE, from the coding sequence TTGCTTCAAAACAGCGTTATGATGGTAATTATTATATTAATTATAAATATTATCTACGTTTCATTTTTTACGATTCGAATGATTTTAACTTTAAAGGGGTACCGCTATGTTGCGGCCTTTGTAAGTATGATTGAAATTGTTATTTATGTGATGGGGCTGGGACTAGTACTTGATAATTTAAATCATATTCAAAATGTCATAGCCTATGCGGTGGGTTATGGGATTGGTGTCATTGTAGGTATGAAGATTGAAGAAAAGTTAGCATTAGGCTATATAACGGTAAATGTAATAACAAAGGAATATGATAAGGATTTGCCCAAACAGTTAAGAGCAAGTGGGTATGGGGTAACAAATTGGGCAGCAAATGGTCTTGAAGGAGATCGAATGGCTTTGCAAATATTAACTCCAAGAAAATATGAACTGAAGCTATATCAAAAAATAAAAGAACTAGACCCTAAAGCATTTATCATTGCATATGAACCGAAAACAATATATGGTGGATTTTGGGTGAAAAATGTGAAAAGAGGTAAGTTGAAACATGAGTAA
- the purQ gene encoding phosphoribosylformylglycinamidine synthase subunit PurQ, which yields MRFAVIVFPGSNCDVDMFHAIKDELGEEVEYVWHDSENLDSFDGILLPGGFSYGDYLRSGAIARFSNVMKQVVKAAEAGKPVLGICNGFQILLESGLLPGAMRRNESLQFICQTVQLKVENKNTMFTSQYNQDEVIRIPIAHGEGNYYCDADTLKCLTDNNQIVFTYDNNPNGSVANIAGITNERGNVLGMMPHPERAVDELLGSADGLKLFQSIVKNWREAHVVNA from the coding sequence GTGAGATTCGCGGTAATCGTTTTTCCTGGTTCTAACTGTGATGTAGATATGTTTCATGCCATTAAAGACGAACTTGGAGAAGAAGTTGAATATGTGTGGCATGATTCAGAAAATCTTGATTCTTTCGATGGCATATTACTACCCGGCGGTTTCTCCTACGGTGATTACTTACGATCAGGCGCGATTGCTCGTTTCTCCAATGTGATGAAACAAGTGGTGAAAGCAGCGGAAGCTGGAAAGCCTGTTCTAGGTATATGCAATGGATTTCAAATCTTACTTGAATCCGGATTATTGCCTGGTGCAATGAGACGAAATGAAAGCTTACAATTTATTTGCCAAACTGTTCAATTAAAAGTTGAAAACAAAAATACAATGTTTACCTCTCAATATAATCAAGACGAAGTCATACGAATTCCAATCGCCCATGGCGAAGGAAATTATTATTGTGATGCAGATACACTTAAATGCTTAACAGACAATAATCAAATCGTATTTACGTATGATAACAACCCCAATGGCAGTGTCGCCAATATTGCAGGCATAACGAATGAAAGGGGCAATGTCCTTGGCATGATGCCTCATCCAGAACGAGCGGTTGATGAATTACTAGGAAGTGCAGATGGACTTAAATTATTTCAATCGATAGTGAAAAATTGGAGGGAAGCACATGTCGTTAATGCTTGA
- the purE gene encoding 5-(carboxyamino)imidazole ribonucleotide mutase, whose translation MITKVGVIMGSISDWETMKHASSILEELEIPYEKQIVSAHRTPELMFEYAENARGRGIEVIIAGAGGAAHLPGMIAAKTTLPVIGVPVQSKALNGLDSLLSIVQMPGGVPVATVAIGKAGAQNAGLLAAQILSIYDSEIANKIEKRREKTKETVIESSGQLE comes from the coding sequence ATGATAACCAAAGTTGGAGTAATAATGGGAAGTATTTCTGATTGGGAAACAATGAAGCACGCAAGTTCTATTTTAGAAGAGTTAGAGATTCCATATGAAAAACAGATCGTATCCGCACATCGAACACCAGAATTAATGTTTGAATATGCCGAAAATGCGAGAGGCAGAGGAATTGAAGTAATTATTGCCGGTGCGGGTGGGGCTGCACATTTACCAGGAATGATAGCAGCGAAAACGACTCTTCCTGTTATTGGTGTACCTGTTCAGTCGAAGGCATTAAACGGACTTGATTCATTGTTATCCATTGTTCAAATGCCTGGTGGTGTTCCAGTGGCTACCGTAGCAATTGGAAAAGCTGGTGCACAAAATGCGGGATTGCTAGCTGCGCAAATTTTATCAATATATGATTCTGAGATAGCAAATAAAATAGAAAAAAGACGAGAAAAGACAAAAGAAACTGTTATCGAAAGTAGTGGTCAACTTGAATAG